A stretch of DNA from Vibrio sp. ED004:
TTGAGACACACTAACAATCGCTTTATCACCCACTAAGTGACTCAATTCATCGTTGATGGACTTGAAGTGGTCAATATCGATAACCATGAGTGCAAAAGAGGTATCGTGCAGCAGCATGTCTTTCAGTTTCACATCTAACCAGCGACGGTTGTGTAGCCCTGTTAATGGATCGGTGAATACGTCTTGTTGAAGCTGAGCAACCGCATTCTTGTGTTGCTCAGTCGTCTCTTTCAGCTCTTTGTTCTCTTGTTCAGAGAGAATGAGTTTGAGCTGTAATTCAAAGCGGGACAGGCGGCGTAGCTGGCTTGCACCGAGTTCACTGATCGGGATCCGCTTCATCAGATCGGTTTCAATTCGGTAGCCTTTTTTCTCATAGCTTAGTGCTTCTTGAAAGCGCCCTTGATTCATACACACATCACTTAGCGAATCGTAGAATCGTTTTGCAAGTACTGGCGACGAGTAGGCTTTCATTCGTTTGTCTGTACTCGACAAAATCATACTTGCGTAGTCTTGCTTGCCGGTTGCACTTAGGCAATGTGCTAGCTCTAGACGAGTCATGGTCGCAAGCCAGCTTGCTTGAGTGCTGTTGGCTGGGTATTGAACCTTAGACAGACAACGTAGCGCTTCATGGTATTTTTTCTTAGCGCGCAGCACCTTCGCTTGGTAAAGCAATATTTGAGTTGTGAGCAACTTGTCACTCACCAAAATACTCAGTTCTTCGCACTCATTTAGTAAATCGCTAGCCGCAGTAATACGGTTGAGCAGAAGCAAGCTGGCTACCATATGCAGCTTGAACTTGAGGCGAAGTGAGCGGCTGCTTATCGCATGGTCTATGCTGCTAATTTTTTGATAGTAGCGAAGGGCTTTGTTGTGGTCGCCATAGGAATCACATAGGTTCCCCATGCCTAA
This window harbors:
- a CDS encoding GGDEF domain-containing protein, whose product is METLLSKITDAGLDPSSVSGEEAIIFWNHIRQHVSTTQTEQAHCYIISSEYRAELQQNQTSIEELRLALDLLHLPADIEDILTVKTSLSDRLVEIGDYTSALNEFVSSSTIAVEHGHIDEYVLAILGMGNLCDSYGDHNKALRYYQKISSIDHAISSRSLRLKFKLHMVASLLLLNRITAASDLLNECEELSILVSDKLLTTQILLYQAKVLRAKKKYHEALRCLSKVQYPANSTQASWLATMTRLELAHCLSATGKQDYASMILSSTDKRMKAYSSPVLAKRFYDSLSDVCMNQGRFQEALSYEKKGYRIETDLMKRIPISELGASQLRRLSRFELQLKLILSEQENKELKETTEQHKNAVAQLQQDVFTDPLTGLHNRRWLDVKLKDMLLHDTSFALMVIDIDHFKSINDELSHLVGDKAIVSVSQELRSYFKFRGASCVRFGGEEFLVILENTDLPKAEMHSENYRERIFQFGWHEILGERGLTVSIGITLHRDGENTQRTFYRADKALYRAKANGRNQICTE